One Megalobrama amblycephala isolate DHTTF-2021 linkage group LG15, ASM1881202v1, whole genome shotgun sequence genomic window, AGACAAAGACACACGTTAGGAGTCGCAGTATCATTTAAAACATCCTTACGTGAAGTACAGATTTCTGACCTGCCATACTCCCATGTTGGCCACAGGGGCAGAAAAGGGCTTGTTGAAGAGCTTGCAGAGCTTGTAGGCATCTGTGCGGATCTCTGTGAGGTTGTTGAGCAGTAACAGAGGGGCAGTGAGAGGATAGACGCAAGAGAAAAGACTCAAGTAGCCAAACTGAACAAGCAGCTCGATGTACTCCGCAAACAGCCCCTTAAGAGGAACAAGATTGAGAATTTAAGGAAAATACAATTCTTGTATTCTTCATATTTGAGCATATTTGATTGCTACTCACTGGGAAAGCTGGCAGGCTGCCCTGAGCCTGGAGACGGTCCACCTCTGGATCATCTTCCTTCAGGTTCCTGTCTCCAGATGTGAGGAAACGGTCCACCAGGAAAGGAACCACCACCTCAGTGAACTGATTCACTACTTGGGTCACGATCAGAAGAGAGGCCAGTCTCTGTGGATGAAATCAAGGGTATTGTGTTAAGAAGTGTTGTTAAGATTGTATGGAAGAGTAAGGAAATTCTCACCTTGCGCAGTAGAGGCATGTCCTCCTTGAAGAAGGCAATGTGGAATAGCACAGCAAAGTTATTGAAAAAGGTGAACTgaatgagaaagagagacagataaGGCAAATGGGACATTTTCATTTAGTCCTACAGAAAATTCTGGTCTGGACATACACAGCTCTCAGCATTTAAAATATGCTTGAGATCTTTGAGGTATAACATCTGCAATGATGTACAGACTAACAGGTCCTTTTACATTTAAGAGAATGAAGGAGATAAAGACGGGGAGGTGGAAAAAAGAAGATCAAGTGGATATGATAGAGAACTATAAAACTCACCACGAGGACTTTGGTCGTATGATGATAGTCAAAAGATGATTCCTCCCTATGATTTTCTGAAATGAGAGAGagtcatttttttctatttgctaaaacttaattttcttatatttttgtattattttattttaatacaaagaatatttactaaaaagtcacagaaaataTGACGTCATCAGTATatcatatttaaattataatttataatataataatttattatgtataacaattatatatatgtatatatgtgtgtgtgtatatatacaggtgctggtcatataattagaatatcgtgaaaaagttcattttcttattgtaaattattttaaaaaatgaaactttcatttatactagattccctacatgtaaagtaaaacatttcaaaagtttattttttttaatttgttgattagagcgtacagctaatgaaagtccaaaatccagtatctcaaaatattagaatatttacatttgagtttcattaaatgaccatccctacagtataaattccaggtatctcttgttctttgaaaccacactaatggggaagactgctgacttggcaatggtccaggagacaatcattgacaccctccacaaagagagtaagtcacagatggtcattactgaatgtggtggctgtttacagagtgatgtatcaaagcatattaaatgcaaagttgactagaaggaagaaattgggtaggcaaaggtgcacaagcaacagggatgaccacaagcttgagaatactgtcaagtaaagctgGTTCAAACACttaggagagcttcacaatgagtcaaatgaagccggagtcagtgcatcaagagtcaccacactcagacatcttcaggaaaaggactaccaagccacttctgaaacagaaacaacgtcagaagcatcttacctgggctaaggagaaaaagaactggacagtgaacagtggtcgaaagtcctcttttcagataaaagtaaattttgcatttcatgttgaaatcatggtcccagagtctgaaggaagactggagaggcacagaatccaagctgcttgaagtctagtgtgaagtttctgaagttagtaatgatttgggggccgtgacatctgctggtgttggtccattgtgttttatcaagtgcaaagtcaatgcagccatcttccaggagattttggagcactttatgcttccatctgctgacaagctttatggagatgctgatttccttttcccgcaggactttagcacctgcccacagtgcaaaaaccacttacTTGCTTTActtgctttattggccagccaacatgcctgacccctgaatctatgggatattttctagagaaagatgagaaacagtcgatccaacaatatacagatgatctgaaggctcaatagtgcctcagcagtgccacaggctgatcacttccatgccatacttcactgatgctgtaatttgtggtaggagcaagtcatttgctgtattatgtgctgccgaccaagatttgagtgcacaaatgaacgtactttaaagaacttgaacttcttttgaaagttttgaacttttgaaaatccattttttgattgatcttaggaaatattctaatattttgagatactggattttggaatttcatgagctgtacgctctaatcatcaaaattaaaaaaaaaaaaacttttgaaatgttttactttacatgtagggaatctagaatatatgaaagtttcatttttaaaaataatttacaataaaaaaaaatgaactttttcacgatattctaattatatgaccagcacctgtatgtatatatatatatatatatatatatatatatatatatataacattctttttttttacatattacttTGGTGATATGACAGTCAAAATATCCCCATAATTTCTGAAAGGAGTgagaatgttttgttttctatttcctataatttaatttttgtttattttcttatatattatttttgtcacatCATcagtatataatatttatattataatttattatgaatatatatatatatatatatatatatatatatatatatatatatataatttttactatttactgaatatttgtaaataatacaaatatattgtattattatattatacatgtacagaatatatatatatatatatatatatatatatataatttctttatttaCAGAATATTTACTCTAACAGTCACTGGTGTCCAATATTTTCTATAGTCTATTTATGATATACTATTGAtagcatattttaatattttgctaaatatgaaaataagaTCTCATCAGTATAacacatttatattataatttattttatatagataaatagatataCACCATGGTTTATTGGGATGATTGACAATTATTGAGTAGTTTTGTGTCTCTCAACATACAGTACATAATCCTGTTGTTTTCCCTAATCCTGATTACCTGATTCTGTTAGCCGCAGGGCCACGTTACGATATATATTCCCCAGCACATTGGTGTAGACAATATGGGCTATAGAAGGGAGGTATAGCAAGATTGCCGTGAAGTATGATCCAGATCCTTTGTGCCAGTTTGAGACTAGACGCTCACAGAAATAGAAACCTGCCATCCCCATGACCACCAGACCCAAAAACACCCCAACCACGGGCACTGACACCAGACCCATCCTAAGCCTCCTCTTCCATTCGGGAAACAGCGGCTCCAGTCTGCCTGTGACCGGATTGGTGCCGAGTTCTCCATGGAAACCCGGTCGGGGCTCTTGGAATTGTTCGGCTAAATTGAAAGTGCCCCAGCGATAGGATAAAGACGCGCTCCTCCTCTTCCACAGCTCCATGAATATTGTGGACCACAGCATGCTGAAGACTGCCTGCACCATGTAGGAGCTGACTGAAGGCTGGTCATCATCGTCCTTTGGTGGTGTCGGCTCGCTGTCAGTTTTGTTTCCACTGGAGAAGTTGGCACTTGGGAGGAAAAAGGTGATGAAGAGGCCCAGAATGGCTGGAGGAAACAACGACAAAGTGTAGAAGTCCAAGAAgctaaaataataggctatagtGCCACCAAAATAAG contains:
- the ano10b gene encoding anoctamin-10: MTSQKEPKEGSSSLTKVTGPSSWSRVSCPCCTSSHIEPLVLIQLAESIQPITKQWIMSVISAPVKTGGAQLLVHPGEDMKGDMIVVAAPRCTLLRVTEDLGLCKTYHDGNMTAFSFDDRDNFCNIDDMQKFLTLAERQYIIKYQMDSMRAMEDQRIPGIPTAKGKLKARESILQKLEKAGVIRNVTPLHEQKLLTALGKQWYSQKSLWGQPLDSIHAYFGGTIAYYFSFLDFYTLSLFPPAILGLFITFFLPSANFSSGNKTDSEPTPPKDDDDQPSVSSYMVQAVFSMLWSTIFMELWKRRSASLSYRWGTFNLAEQFQEPRPGFHGELGTNPVTGRLEPLFPEWKRRLRMGLVSVPVVGVFLGLVVMGMAGFYFCERLVSNWHKGSGSYFTAILLYLPSIAHIVYTNVLGNIYRNVALRLTESENHREESSFDYHHTTKVLVFTFFNNFAVLFHIAFFKEDMPLLRKRLASLLIVTQVVNQFTEVVVPFLVDRFLTSGDRNLKEDDPEVDRLQAQGSLPAFPGLFAEYIELLVQFGYLSLFSCVYPLTAPLLLLNNLTEIRTDAYKLCKLFNKPFSAPVANMGVWQPAFEVLSFISVMSNCWLLLLSPRVREFTQEAGLSTNKVLVIAVIVEHVLIMVKMILAFMIPDEPDWLRIKREQIEYHSMQALKKQRIKSSRVDDKLSPKAKMGE